A region from the Thermanaeromonas toyohensis ToBE genome encodes:
- a CDS encoding polysaccharide deacetylase family protein, translated as MKKFYPAIIFCVIAFLLLAIQYRAVAARYSKVNRAKAEYRSHLVSSTLVTSNVPENIIPAEVPRAGKTNGQGPATPEGPILYRDKVVALIYHHFASPESDVTISRERLVSHLELLASKGYRVITLEDLLNFFEGRPLPPNAVLITIDDGYSSVYEVAFPELRYRKMPAVVFVIGAYMGKTINNLHHFGWLEAREMEGQGIAIHSHTYNQHHFGRGRDGVLRPFLEGPLAGETDQDFEKRVLQDLTKAKQELENNLGHTIYALAWPYGRASSKARDIAARLGFKLIFTTQYGVITRHSNPLNLPRINVGSPRVTAAELDLLLRRVAGVTENTRTAEGRKP; from the coding sequence ATGAAAAAATTCTATCCTGCCATAATATTTTGTGTTATAGCCTTTCTCCTTTTGGCCATCCAATATCGGGCCGTAGCCGCTCGTTACTCCAAAGTTAATCGCGCGAAGGCCGAGTACCGAAGCCATCTGGTATCCTCTACTTTAGTAACGTCTAATGTTCCTGAAAATATTATTCCTGCTGAAGTTCCTAGGGCTGGGAAAACTAATGGACAAGGGCCAGCTACCCCCGAAGGTCCGATATTGTACAGGGATAAGGTGGTGGCCTTAATATATCATCACTTTGCTTCCCCAGAGAGCGATGTTACCATTTCCCGTGAGCGTTTAGTGAGCCATTTGGAGCTTTTGGCTAGTAAAGGTTATCGGGTTATTACACTCGAGGACTTACTAAATTTTTTTGAAGGCCGTCCCCTTCCCCCTAACGCTGTACTTATAACGATAGATGATGGTTACAGTAGCGTTTACGAAGTAGCTTTTCCTGAACTAAGGTATCGTAAGATGCCGGCAGTAGTCTTTGTGATAGGAGCTTATATGGGAAAGACCATAAACAACTTACACCATTTTGGTTGGTTGGAAGCTAGGGAAATGGAAGGCCAAGGGATAGCCATCCATTCCCATACTTACAATCAACACCATTTTGGCCGGGGAAGGGATGGGGTGCTGCGTCCCTTTTTAGAGGGACCTTTGGCGGGGGAGACAGACCAAGACTTTGAGAAACGGGTTTTGCAAGATCTTACAAAAGCCAAACAGGAGTTAGAGAATAACCTAGGCCATACAATTTATGCCTTGGCCTGGCCTTACGGGCGGGCTAGCAGTAAAGCCCGGGATATAGCAGCCCGTCTGGGTTTTAAGCTTATATTTACCACCCAGTATGGAGTAATTACACGCCATAGTAATCCCTTAAATTTACCACGCATTAATGTAGGCTCGCCTAGAGTTACTGCTGCTGAGCTGGATCTCCTCCTCAGGCGGGTGGCGGGGGTAACCGAAAATACCCGCACTGCCGAAGGACGTAAACCTTAG